A window of the Abyssisolibacter fermentans genome harbors these coding sequences:
- the yyaC gene encoding spore protease YyaC, whose amino-acid sequence MKLPFGTIKSSVDSNSNNAKLKFSTILFENLCHLFNDTYTDLLILCIGSDRSTGDSLGPIVGYNLLKYPLNNLVVLGTLEKPVHAKNLEETIHYIDQNFDNPFIIAVDACLGRYERIGYISLNYGPLRPGAGVKKTLPEIGNINITGVVNIDGFMEYTILQNTRLNTVVKMADIISSSLKNAIWKFSKKCIKNFEEDI is encoded by the coding sequence ATGAAACTACCCTTTGGAACTATAAAATCAAGTGTTGATTCAAATTCAAATAATGCTAAACTTAAGTTTAGTACTATTTTATTTGAAAATTTATGCCATCTTTTTAATGATACTTATACAGATTTATTAATTTTATGTATTGGAAGCGATAGGTCTACCGGTGATAGTTTAGGACCCATAGTTGGATATAATTTATTAAAATATCCATTAAATAATCTTGTTGTACTGGGTACATTAGAAAAACCTGTGCATGCTAAGAATTTAGAAGAAACAATACACTACATTGATCAAAATTTTGATAATCCGTTTATAATTGCAGTAGATGCATGTCTTGGTAGATATGAAAGAATTGGTTACATATCTCTTAATTATGGACCTTTACGACCTGGCGCTGGTGTTAAAAAAACGCTACCTGAAATAGGTAATATTAATATAACAGGTGTTGTAAATATAGATGGTTTTATGGAATATACAATTTTACAAAACACTAGATTAAATACAGTTGTAAAAATGGCTGATATAATATCCTCCTCATTAAAAAATGCTATTTGGAAATTTTCTAAAAAATGCATCAAGAATTTTGAAGAAGATATATAA
- a CDS encoding YkuS family protein, protein MTQKILIQNGLDEIKLSLEKIGYDIVTTDLNERYDVFIYKADGYDIDYYNQITSLTNDNNENVLLVNAKGKTIQEIDYIIKHKTYSSLF, encoded by the coding sequence TTGACACAAAAAATATTAATACAAAATGGATTAGATGAAATAAAGTTAAGTTTAGAAAAAATAGGATATGACATTGTAACAACAGATTTAAATGAAAGATATGATGTATTTATTTATAAAGCGGATGGCTATGATATTGACTATTATAATCAAATAACAAGTTTAACTAATGATAACAATGAAAATGTTTTACTTGTAAATGCTAAAGGTAAAACTATACAAGAAATAGACTATATTATTAAGCATAAAACTTATAGTTCATTATTTTAG
- a CDS encoding DUF4446 family protein, producing MDGIIKFIQNNNDIILLALIMISIVLLFLNCYNQIRISKLKKKYNILLSGVDSINLEDMLFEHLEEVKNVKEQLRNVDKTCNNLDKRLKLTLQNTGMIRYNAFDDMGSDLSFSLALLDDNLDGVVISSLYGRDGCSMYGKPIKNCKTKYTLSKEELEAIKIAVNNRDMR from the coding sequence ATGGACGGTATAATAAAATTCATACAAAATAACAATGACATTATTTTATTAGCTCTTATCATGATTAGTATTGTTCTATTATTTCTAAATTGTTATAATCAAATACGTATTTCTAAATTGAAAAAAAAATACAATATATTACTCAGTGGTGTTGACAGTATAAATTTAGAAGATATGTTATTCGAACATTTAGAAGAAGTAAAGAATGTAAAAGAACAATTGAGGAATGTAGACAAAACATGCAATAATTTAGATAAGAGACTTAAATTAACTCTTCAAAATACAGGTATGATTAGATATAATGCTTTTGATGATATGGGTAGCGATTTAAGTTTTTCATTAGCCTTATTAGATGATAACCTAGATGGTGTAGTTATTTCAAGCTTATACGGTAGAGATGGATGCAGTATGTATGGTAAGCCAATAAAAAATTGTAAGACTAAATATACCTTATCTAAAGAAGAATTAGAAGCTATAAAAATTGCTGTGAATAATAGAGACATGCGATAA
- a CDS encoding aminotransferase class V-fold PLP-dependent enzyme, whose translation MIYLDNAATSFPKPKQVYDTIMEAMTEYGANPGRSGHKLALKAGRGIYEARETIAEFFRVKDPMNIIFTHNATDSLNLAIKGILKSGDHVITTSMEHNSVLRPLMALKNKNIEVTIIDCDEQGLIDLKDIEKSIKKNTKMVITTHASNVTGSIMPIYNIGNIAKKHGILYMVDAAQTAGVYDIDVNKNIDLLAFPGHKSLLGPQGTGGLFIREGLELVQLKEGGTGSKSHELIQPLILPDRYESGTPNAPGIIGLGAGVKYIMNEGIENIRNHEVELTEHFIKELLKIDEVMIYGPKNIEKHAPVVSINIENQDSSEVSYLLDSMYNICTRPGLHCAPLAHKTIGTFEQGVVRFSLGLFNTHEEIDETVKAIRAIIKEL comes from the coding sequence ATGATATATTTAGATAATGCAGCTACATCATTTCCAAAGCCAAAACAGGTATATGACACTATTATGGAAGCAATGACTGAATATGGAGCCAATCCTGGTAGATCTGGACATAAATTAGCTTTGAAAGCTGGTAGAGGTATATATGAAGCAAGAGAAACAATAGCAGAGTTTTTTAGAGTTAAAGATCCTATGAATATTATTTTTACACACAATGCCACTGATAGCTTAAATCTTGCTATCAAAGGTATATTAAAAAGTGGCGATCATGTCATAACAACCAGTATGGAACATAATTCTGTATTAAGACCATTAATGGCATTAAAGAATAAAAACATTGAAGTAACAATTATTGACTGTGATGAGCAAGGACTCATAGATTTGAAAGATATTGAAAAGAGTATAAAAAAGAATACTAAAATGGTAATAACAACACATGCTTCGAATGTAACAGGAAGTATTATGCCGATTTATAATATAGGCAATATAGCTAAGAAGCATGGAATATTATATATGGTAGATGCAGCCCAAACGGCAGGTGTTTATGATATAGATGTTAACAAAAATATTGATTTATTAGCCTTTCCAGGACATAAAAGTTTGCTTGGACCTCAGGGCACAGGAGGATTATTTATAAGAGAAGGTTTAGAACTTGTTCAATTGAAAGAAGGAGGAACAGGAAGTAAATCACATGAATTGATTCAACCTTTAATATTACCGGACAGATATGAAAGCGGAACACCAAATGCACCTGGAATAATAGGATTAGGGGCAGGAGTTAAATATATTATGAATGAGGGAATAGAAAATATAAGGAATCATGAGGTAGAGTTAACAGAACATTTTATTAAAGAACTTTTAAAAATAGATGAAGTTATGATTTATGGACCTAAGAACATTGAAAAACATGCGCCTGTAGTATCTATTAATATAGAAAATCAAGACTCATCAGAAGTTAGTTATTTACTAGATAGTATGTATAATATATGTACTAGGCCTGGATTACATTGTGCACCACTTGCACATAAAACAATCGGTACTTTTGAGCAAGGAGTTGTTAGATTTAGCTTAGGATTATTTAATACACACGAAGAAATTGACGAAACAGTAAAAGCTATAAGGGCTATAATAAAAGAATTATAA
- a CDS encoding formate/nitrite transporter family protein, with amino-acid sequence MQKTLLSPKEVANKTIETAIKKANLPSIKMLLLGIFAGLFIGFGAHGYIIVTQTLGKIDIGLAKFIGAAVFPVGLMLVIIAGAELFTGNNIMTLALMKKKITCSKMLKNWIIVYIGNFIGSIFLAYILSKTNLYTGIVGEKAIAIASAKVNNLTLLQGITRAILCNMIVVLAVWMATAATDVTGKILAVWFPIMIFVLSGFEHSIANMFFIPMGKFIGAGFSWGEMWINNIIPVTIGNLIGGAIIVPIVYYICYAKDK; translated from the coding sequence ATGCAAAAAACATTATTAAGTCCAAAAGAAGTAGCTAATAAAACGATAGAAACAGCTATTAAAAAGGCTAATTTGCCAAGCATAAAAATGCTTTTATTAGGTATATTTGCAGGTTTATTTATAGGATTTGGTGCACATGGCTATATAATTGTAACACAAACGTTGGGAAAAATAGATATTGGACTAGCTAAATTTATCGGAGCAGCAGTTTTCCCAGTTGGACTTATGTTAGTTATAATAGCAGGTGCAGAACTTTTTACTGGAAATAATATAATGACTTTAGCTCTCATGAAAAAGAAAATTACATGCTCTAAAATGCTTAAAAACTGGATTATCGTGTATATTGGCAATTTTATTGGTTCTATATTCTTAGCTTATATATTGAGTAAGACAAACTTATATACAGGTATTGTAGGTGAAAAAGCTATAGCTATAGCTAGTGCAAAAGTTAATAACTTAACACTATTACAGGGAATTACTAGAGCTATTCTCTGTAATATGATAGTTGTTTTAGCTGTATGGATGGCGACAGCAGCTACAGATGTTACTGGTAAAATACTTGCAGTTTGGTTCCCGATTATGATTTTTGTACTATCAGGATTTGAACATAGTATTGCTAATATGTTTTTTATACCTATGGGTAAATTTATAGGCGCTGGTTTTTCTTGGGGGGAAATGTGGATTAACAATATAATACCTGTTACAATAGGGAATTTAATAGGTGGCGCAATAATAGTACCAATAGTTTATTATATCTGTTATGCTAAAGATAAATAA
- the fdhD gene encoding formate dehydrogenase accessory sulfurtransferase FdhD, with protein MEEKTKLEILKVDKDEAIIKHDDIIIEKPYTIFVNEIEISTLLCTPKSIKYLAVGFLFTEGLLNLKTDIKKINIDENKGTVSVELTEFNKFSHNLSGKKTMTLDCRKGTLLYNVIEFKSKKNYNEILLNKNNIIETMIAFNEQSILFKETGGVHSCALGYNKKIIRFEEDIGRHNAMDKIIGWSILNDINFKDKYILTSGRISSEIIKKVAKCSIPAIISRSAPTSLSIQIAEKLNIMIIGFARGRKMNIYTKYDNFIM; from the coding sequence ATGGAAGAGAAAACTAAGCTTGAAATTTTAAAGGTTGATAAAGATGAAGCTATTATAAAACATGATGACATAATAATAGAGAAACCATATACTATTTTTGTTAATGAAATTGAGATTAGTACATTACTATGCACACCAAAATCGATAAAATATTTAGCAGTAGGTTTTTTATTTACTGAAGGTTTATTAAATTTAAAAACTGATATAAAAAAGATAAATATTGATGAGAATAAAGGCACTGTATCTGTCGAGCTTACTGAATTTAATAAATTTAGTCATAACTTATCTGGAAAAAAAACAATGACATTAGATTGTAGAAAAGGAACTTTGCTGTATAATGTTATAGAGTTTAAGTCTAAAAAAAATTACAATGAAATATTATTAAATAAAAACAATATTATTGAAACTATGATAGCATTTAATGAACAATCCATATTATTTAAAGAAACAGGAGGAGTTCATAGCTGTGCATTAGGTTATAATAAGAAAATAATAAGATTCGAGGAAGATATAGGGAGACATAATGCAATGGATAAAATTATAGGATGGTCAATATTAAATGATATTAATTTTAAAGATAAATATATTTTAACTAGTGGTAGAATATCTTCGGAAATAATTAAAAAAGTAGCAAAATGTAGTATTCCAGCTATTATTTCAAGATCAGCACCTACAAGTTTATCTATTCAAATAGCTGAAAAATTAAATATTATGATAATAGGATTTGCTAGAGGAAGAAAAATGAACATATATACAAAATATGACAACTTCATAATGTAG
- a CDS encoding molybdenum cofactor guanylyltransferase, with product MTVEYNIFRTCVILAGGKSLRMGFDKQFLKINNTNLIDNVINKLKYEFDDIVIITNKPNFYSKYNIRVFEDEIAGKGPLSGIHKGLKEAQSKYVYFTACDMPNINLNYIRYMKDIIKKENVHACITKYGNWIEPMNAFYNISILKNVEQYLINGNKAVYFLLKSLNCKYIEEAVAKKFSSNWNMFLNLNTKEDLKVYINEVK from the coding sequence ATGACTGTTGAATATAATATTTTTAGAACTTGTGTAATTTTAGCTGGAGGGAAAAGTTTGAGAATGGGCTTCGATAAGCAATTTTTAAAAATAAACAACACAAATTTAATAGACAATGTAATTAATAAATTAAAATATGAGTTTGATGATATAGTTATTATCACTAATAAGCCAAATTTTTATAGTAAATATAACATAAGAGTATTTGAAGATGAAATAGCAGGTAAAGGACCTCTAAGTGGAATTCATAAAGGTTTAAAAGAAGCTCAAAGTAAATATGTATATTTTACAGCCTGTGATATGCCTAATATTAACTTAAATTATATACGATATATGAAAGATATAATTAAAAAAGAAAATGTACATGCCTGTATAACTAAATATGGAAATTGGATAGAGCCAATGAATGCATTTTACAATATATCTATCTTAAAAAACGTTGAACAATATTTAATAAATGGGAATAAAGCAGTATATTTTTTACTAAAAAGTTTAAATTGCAAGTATATTGAAGAAGCAGTAGCTAAAAAATTTAGCTCGAATTGGAATATGTTCTTAAATTTAAATACAAAAGAAGATTTAAAAGTTTATATTAATGAAGTAAAATAA
- the fdhF gene encoding formate dehydrogenase subunit alpha has translation MIKLTINNREVEANEGETILQVCRNLNIEIPTLCYDERLEPHSACRLCIVEVEGMRTLPTSCSTIATDGMKIHTHSPKVIEARREILDMMLSNHPDDCLTCPKSGECKLQEYCYKYDIKKTTFNGEKKNYPIDDSNPFFYVDLNKCIECGKCVRICYELQNTKALTFSERGFKTHVTVPFEMGINKTNCVSCGNCVSACPVGALMPKSKEKFRLWEVKKVKTTCSFCGVGCQMELLVKDDKVVGVNPVQGHSNDGLLCVKGKFGYKFINHKDRLKKPLIRKNNKLVEAEWEEAYELIANKIKDTIKNYGRDSIAGLSSARCTNEENYLFQKLFRGVIKTNNIDHCARLUHSSTVAGLAATLGSGAMTNSIEEIRENEVIFVIGSNTTENHPVIGAQMRQAKAKGAKLIVADPRKIDLANDADVFLQIKPGTNIALLNAMMNVIINEGLQDRLYIKDRTVDYEKLVDLVESYTPQRAAKICQVNPEDIIKAARIYGKAKNAGIYYAMGITQHKSGTYTVMSVSNLALLCGNIGIESAGVNPLRGQNNVQGACDMGALPNNLPGYQKVSDENAIEKFEKAWNVTGMSKEVGQTIPEIMDSARRGDTKLLYIMGENPMISDPDINHVKEALEKTEFLIVQDIFLTETAQMADIVLPASTFAEKDGTFTNTERKIQRVRKAINEVGNSKADWKILIDIMNKLGYKQEYTHPSQIMDEISRVTPQYGGINYSRIEQKGLQWPCLHKTHKGTKFLHEGQCARGKGLFIPQEYRESAELPDKDYPFMLTTGRILYHYHTRSMTGRVEGLNKKSNQSYIEVNTLDAKGLCVHNGDIVQVSSRRGTIETKVKVVSTISRGIVFMPFHFASGAANILTGTHLDEISKIPELKVSSVKIVKK, from the coding sequence TTGATCAAATTAACCATTAATAATAGAGAAGTTGAAGCTAATGAAGGAGAAACAATTTTACAAGTATGTAGAAATTTAAACATAGAAATACCAACGCTTTGCTATGATGAAAGATTAGAGCCACATTCTGCTTGTAGGTTATGCATAGTTGAAGTCGAGGGGATGCGTACTTTACCTACATCTTGTTCTACAATAGCAACAGATGGAATGAAAATACATACTCATAGCCCAAAAGTTATAGAAGCAAGAAGAGAAATATTAGATATGATGTTATCTAACCATCCTGATGACTGTTTAACTTGTCCTAAATCAGGCGAGTGTAAGTTACAAGAGTATTGTTATAAGTATGATATTAAAAAAACAACTTTTAATGGTGAGAAAAAGAATTATCCTATTGATGATAGCAATCCTTTCTTTTATGTTGACTTAAATAAATGTATTGAATGTGGTAAGTGTGTAAGAATATGTTACGAATTGCAAAATACAAAAGCGTTAACCTTTAGTGAAAGAGGTTTTAAAACACATGTAACTGTGCCATTTGAAATGGGTATTAATAAAACAAATTGTGTTTCATGTGGTAATTGTGTATCTGCATGTCCGGTAGGTGCATTAATGCCAAAGTCTAAAGAAAAGTTTAGATTATGGGAAGTTAAAAAAGTAAAAACAACATGTTCATTTTGTGGTGTAGGATGTCAAATGGAGCTACTCGTAAAAGATGATAAAGTTGTAGGAGTAAACCCTGTACAAGGGCATTCAAATGATGGATTATTATGTGTAAAAGGAAAATTCGGTTACAAATTTATAAATCATAAAGACAGGTTAAAAAAACCATTAATAAGAAAAAATAATAAATTGGTCGAAGCAGAATGGGAAGAAGCATATGAATTAATAGCGAATAAGATAAAAGATACTATTAAAAATTATGGACGAGATTCAATTGCAGGATTAAGTTCTGCAAGATGTACTAATGAAGAAAATTATTTATTTCAAAAACTTTTTAGAGGAGTTATTAAAACAAACAATATAGATCATTGTGCTAGACTCTGACATTCTTCAACAGTTGCAGGTCTTGCAGCTACATTAGGAAGTGGAGCTATGACAAATAGCATAGAAGAAATTAGAGAAAACGAAGTTATTTTTGTTATTGGATCTAATACAACAGAAAATCATCCAGTTATAGGTGCACAGATGAGACAAGCAAAAGCAAAAGGAGCAAAATTAATCGTTGCTGATCCAAGGAAAATAGATTTAGCAAATGATGCTGATGTATTCTTACAAATCAAACCAGGCACCAATATAGCGTTGTTAAATGCAATGATGAATGTAATAATTAACGAAGGCTTACAGGATAGACTATATATTAAAGATAGAACTGTAGATTATGAAAAATTAGTAGATTTGGTGGAAAGCTACACACCACAAAGAGCAGCTAAGATTTGCCAAGTGAATCCAGAAGATATTATTAAGGCTGCTAGAATATATGGAAAAGCAAAAAATGCAGGTATATATTATGCAATGGGTATAACTCAGCATAAATCAGGAACATATACAGTTATGAGTGTATCTAACCTAGCATTATTATGTGGTAACATTGGAATAGAATCAGCAGGGGTAAATCCATTAAGAGGGCAAAATAATGTACAAGGTGCTTGTGATATGGGAGCACTACCTAATAATTTACCGGGTTATCAGAAGGTATCTGATGAAAATGCAATTGAAAAATTTGAAAAAGCATGGAATGTAACAGGCATGTCTAAGGAAGTTGGCCAGACTATACCTGAAATAATGGATAGTGCTAGAAGAGGTGATACAAAACTTTTATATATTATGGGAGAAAATCCTATGATATCTGATCCAGATATAAACCATGTTAAAGAAGCATTAGAAAAAACAGAATTCTTAATAGTACAAGATATATTTTTAACTGAAACTGCACAAATGGCAGATATTGTCCTACCGGCAAGTACATTTGCTGAAAAAGATGGTACATTTACAAATACTGAAAGAAAAATTCAAAGAGTGAGAAAAGCAATAAATGAGGTAGGAAATTCTAAAGCTGATTGGAAAATTTTAATAGATATAATGAACAAATTAGGATACAAACAAGAATATACACATCCATCTCAAATAATGGATGAAATATCTAGAGTAACACCTCAATATGGTGGGATAAATTATAGTAGAATTGAACAAAAAGGTTTACAATGGCCTTGTCTTCATAAAACACATAAAGGTACTAAATTTTTACATGAAGGACAATGTGCTAGAGGAAAAGGACTATTCATACCGCAGGAATATCGTGAAAGTGCAGAATTACCAGATAAAGACTATCCTTTTATGTTAACAACAGGAAGAATTTTATATCATTATCATACAAGAAGTATGACGGGTAGAGTAGAAGGATTAAATAAAAAATCAAATCAATCATATATTGAGGTTAATACACTTGATGCAAAAGGTCTTTGTGTACATAATGGTGACATTGTTCAAGTTTCATCCAGAAGAGGTACTATAGAAACAAAAGTTAAAGTAGTTAGTACTATTAGTCGTGGTATTGTTTTTATGCCGTTTCATTTTGCTAGCGGAGCTGCTAATATTTTAACAGGAACACATTTAGATGAGATATCAAAAATCCCAGAACTAAAAGTAAGTTCAGTAAAAATAGTTAAGAAATAA
- a CDS encoding TIGR04076 family protein: MKVKLTILESKCRGNYHKKGDIFIVEDICPPICHELWQSIYPSIYTLLNNGDLDYGNTRARTFQMRCPDNGRVLIKGELIDE; encoded by the coding sequence TTGAAAGTTAAACTGACAATATTAGAAAGTAAATGCAGAGGAAACTATCACAAAAAAGGAGATATCTTTATAGTTGAAGATATATGTCCTCCAATATGTCATGAATTATGGCAAAGTATATATCCTAGTATTTATACACTGCTAAATAACGGTGATTTAGATTATGGAAATACAAGAGCAAGAACATTTCAAATGAGATGCCCTGACAATGGAAGAGTATTAATTAAAGGTGAATTGATAGATGAATAA
- a CDS encoding NADH-dependent [FeFe] hydrogenase, group A6, with translation MGMVTITIDEKTFQVPAEDTILEAANSAGIKIPTLCYLKDVSATGACRMCLVDVKGARTLQASCVTRVADGMVIKTNTKQVREARKTNLELILSNHERECLTCSRNHNCELQTLCEELGVTDIEFEGEKTVRPVDTSSPSIVRDPNKCILCGRCVSVCNNVQKIGILNFVNRGFETMVAPAFDKQMGETPCVNCGQCIVSCPVGALREKQEIDYVWDAIEDDDRHVVVQTAPAVRAALGEEFGLPMGTRVTGRMAAALRRLGFDKVFDTDFAADLTIMEEGTELLNRIQNGGKLPMITSCSPGWIKYCEHYYPDFLDNLSTCKSPHEMMGAVVKSYYAEKNNIDPSKIYVVSVMPCTAKKFEARREELSHNGNSDVDAVLTTRELAKMIKQAGMDFVNLPNEDFDSVLGESTGAAVIFGATGGVMEAALRTVYEVITKEELKEINFTQVRGVEGIKEATVKIGDLDVNVAIAHSTGCASELLEKVKSGDKQYHFIEIMGCSGGCVNGGGQPHVSSKIKMNVDVRKERAKALYDEDADKAIRQSHKNPMIKKVYDEYFEKPNSHKAHELLHTHYVKRECYPL, from the coding sequence ATGGGTATGGTTACCATAACTATAGATGAGAAAACTTTTCAAGTTCCAGCAGAAGATACTATACTTGAAGCAGCTAATAGTGCTGGAATCAAAATACCAACTCTTTGTTATTTAAAAGATGTAAGTGCAACAGGAGCCTGTAGAATGTGTTTAGTAGATGTAAAAGGAGCTAGAACTCTACAAGCATCATGTGTAACAAGAGTTGCTGATGGAATGGTTATTAAAACAAATACTAAACAAGTTAGAGAAGCAAGAAAAACTAACTTAGAATTAATTCTGTCTAACCACGAAAGAGAATGTTTAACTTGTAGTAGAAATCATAACTGTGAATTGCAGACTCTATGTGAAGAATTAGGAGTTACTGACATAGAATTTGAAGGAGAAAAAACTGTAAGACCAGTAGATACTTCTTCTCCATCAATAGTTAGAGATCCAAACAAATGTATTTTATGTGGTAGATGCGTAAGCGTATGTAATAATGTTCAAAAGATAGGAATTTTGAATTTTGTAAATAGAGGCTTTGAGACAATGGTTGCTCCAGCATTTGACAAGCAAATGGGAGAAACTCCTTGTGTTAATTGTGGTCAATGTATTGTTTCATGTCCAGTAGGAGCGTTAAGAGAAAAACAAGAAATTGACTATGTATGGGATGCTATTGAAGATGACGATAGACATGTTGTTGTTCAAACAGCTCCAGCAGTTAGAGCCGCTTTAGGAGAAGAATTCGGTTTACCTATGGGAACACGTGTTACAGGAAGAATGGCTGCTGCGTTAAGAAGATTAGGATTTGATAAAGTATTTGATACAGATTTTGCAGCTGACCTTACAATAATGGAAGAAGGAACAGAATTACTAAACAGAATTCAAAATGGTGGAAAACTTCCAATGATTACATCATGTTCACCAGGATGGATAAAATATTGTGAACATTATTATCCAGATTTTCTAGATAACTTATCAACTTGTAAATCACCACATGAAATGATGGGTGCAGTAGTTAAGTCATATTATGCAGAAAAGAACAATATTGATCCTTCTAAAATATATGTGGTTTCAGTAATGCCATGTACTGCGAAGAAATTCGAAGCTAGAAGAGAAGAATTATCACATAATGGTAATAGTGATGTAGATGCAGTATTAACAACTAGAGAACTTGCAAAAATGATTAAACAAGCAGGAATGGATTTTGTTAATTTACCAAATGAAGATTTTGATTCAGTTCTTGGTGAATCAACAGGAGCTGCTGTTATATTTGGTGCTACAGGTGGAGTTATGGAAGCAGCATTAAGAACAGTTTATGAAGTAATAACAAAAGAAGAATTAAAAGAAATTAACTTTACTCAGGTTAGAGGAGTAGAAGGAATAAAAGAAGCTACAGTTAAAATTGGAGACTTAGATGTAAATGTTGCAATTGCACATAGTACAGGTTGTGCAAGCGAATTATTAGAAAAAGTAAAATCAGGTGATAAGCAATATCACTTTATAGAAATCATGGGCTGCTCAGGTGGTTGTGTAAATGGTGGAGGACAGCCTCATGTAAGTTCAAAAATTAAAATGAATGTAGATGTTAGAAAAGAAAGAGCAAAAGCATTATATGATGAAGATGCAGACAAAGCTATAAGACAATCTCATAAAAATCCTATGATTAAAAAAGTTTATGATGAATATTTCGAAAAGCCAAATAGTCATAAAGCACATGAACTTTTACACACTCATTATGTAAAAAGAGAATGCTACCCTCTATAA